In Gopherus flavomarginatus isolate rGopFla2 chromosome 1, rGopFla2.mat.asm, whole genome shotgun sequence, a single genomic region encodes these proteins:
- the C1H11orf54 gene encoding ester hydrolase C11orf54 homolog isoform X2 translates to MAKVEKFALHVPSLEELSGVLRNGLKENFADVQVSVVECPDLTHDPFNFPVKGICGKPRIADVGGVPYLVPLVQKDKVYDLNTVAKQIELPGAFILGAGAGSSRILGVNAELIPVAQAESEQKPAVNASYTAQINPADGGCLLEKYSDKYSDCEFGLLANLYASQGQPGKVIEVKANGRTGQHNFVTCMRQIIEKCYGDKPVGIGGTFVIQKGKAKIHIMPPEFSACPLNTDEEMNNWLHFFEMKAPLICQPVLISRDPCPENSRTRACCAKHYLFEQRLSLSQRAHNLRVTQDAKERKNGQKDGECIAQWGPGDEGSWVVWGLICEWSTLIVSVTMVKEDTTIMTLHQTACSIWDIFCLQKFSFVLIDPRSLIRLGEIKPLDAHLVWSAGIIR, encoded by the exons atgGCCAAAGTTGAAAAGTTTGCTCTTCATGTCCCAAGCCTAGAGGAACTTTCTGGGG TCCTGCGGAATGGGCTTAAAGAGAACTTTGCTGATGTCCAGGTCTCTGTAGTAGAATGTCCTGATCTGACTCATGATCCCTTCAACTTTCCTGTTAAAG GAATCTGTGGGAAGCCTAGAATAGCAGATGTGGGAGGTGTTCCTTACCTTGTGCCTCTTGTACAAAAAGATAAA GTTTATGACCTGAACACCGTTGCAAAGCAAATAGAGTTGCCTGGAGCTTTCATtcttggagctggagctgggtccTCTAGGATTCTTGGAGTAAATGCTGAG CTTATCCCAGTTGCTCAAGCTGAGAGTGAACAAAAGCCTGCTGTAAATGCGAGTTACACTGCTCAGATTAATCCTGCAGATGGAGGGTGCCTGCTGGAGAAGTACAGCGACAAATATAGTGACTGTGAATTTGGACTGCTGGCCAACCTGTATGCCAGTCAGGGCCAACCTGGCAAG GTTATTGAAGTGAAAGCCAATGGAAGAACTGGACAGCATAACTTTGTGACCTGTATGAGACAAATTATAGAAAAATGCTATGGAGATAAACCAGTTGGGATAGGAGGTACATTTGTCATTCAAAAGGGGAAAGCAAAGATTCATATCATG ccCCCAGAATTTTCTGCCTGTCCTTTAAACACTGATGAGGAAATGAATAATTGGCTCCATTTTTTTGAAATGAAGGCTCCGTTGATTTGTCAGCCAGTACTAATTTCCAGAGATCCA TGCCCAGAGAACTCAAGAACCAGGGCCTGTTGTGCTAAGCACTATTTGTTTGAACAAAGActgtctctgtcccaaagagctcacaatttgAGAGTGACACAAGatgcaaaagaaaggaaaaacggACAGAAGGATGGAGAGTGCATTGCCCAATGGGGCCCTGGTGATGAGGGCTCCTGGGTagtatg GGGTTTGATCTGCGAATGGAGCACACTCATTGTTTCAGTCACCATGGTGAAGGAGGACACTACCATAATGACACTACACCAGACAGCGTGCAGTATCTGGGATATTTTTTGCCTGCAGAAGTTCTCTTTCGTATTGATAGACCCAAGGAGTCTCATACGGTTGGGAGAGATTAAACCCTTGGATGCACACTTAGTTTGGAGT GCAGGCATTATCAGATGA
- the C1H11orf54 gene encoding ester hydrolase C11orf54 homolog isoform X3, whose amino-acid sequence MVYDLNTVAKQIELPGAFILGAGAGSSRILGVNAELIPVAQAESEQKPAVNASYTAQINPADGGCLLEKYSDKYSDCEFGLLANLYASQGQPGKVIEVKANGRTGQHNFVTCMRQIIEKCYGDKPVGIGGTFVIQKGKAKIHIMPPEFSACPLNTDEEMNNWLHFFEMKAPLICQPVLISRDPCPENSRTRACCAKHYLFEQRLSLSQRAHNLRVTQDAKERKNGQKDGECIAQWGPGDEGSWVVWGLICEWSTLIVSVTMVKEDTTIMTLHQTACSIWDIFCLQKFSFVLIDPRSLIRLGEIKPLDAHLVWSVRIAINFKK is encoded by the exons ATG GTTTATGACCTGAACACCGTTGCAAAGCAAATAGAGTTGCCTGGAGCTTTCATtcttggagctggagctgggtccTCTAGGATTCTTGGAGTAAATGCTGAG CTTATCCCAGTTGCTCAAGCTGAGAGTGAACAAAAGCCTGCTGTAAATGCGAGTTACACTGCTCAGATTAATCCTGCAGATGGAGGGTGCCTGCTGGAGAAGTACAGCGACAAATATAGTGACTGTGAATTTGGACTGCTGGCCAACCTGTATGCCAGTCAGGGCCAACCTGGCAAG GTTATTGAAGTGAAAGCCAATGGAAGAACTGGACAGCATAACTTTGTGACCTGTATGAGACAAATTATAGAAAAATGCTATGGAGATAAACCAGTTGGGATAGGAGGTACATTTGTCATTCAAAAGGGGAAAGCAAAGATTCATATCATG ccCCCAGAATTTTCTGCCTGTCCTTTAAACACTGATGAGGAAATGAATAATTGGCTCCATTTTTTTGAAATGAAGGCTCCGTTGATTTGTCAGCCAGTACTAATTTCCAGAGATCCA TGCCCAGAGAACTCAAGAACCAGGGCCTGTTGTGCTAAGCACTATTTGTTTGAACAAAGActgtctctgtcccaaagagctcacaatttgAGAGTGACACAAGatgcaaaagaaaggaaaaacggACAGAAGGATGGAGAGTGCATTGCCCAATGGGGCCCTGGTGATGAGGGCTCCTGGGTagtatg GGGTTTGATCTGCGAATGGAGCACACTCATTGTTTCAGTCACCATGGTGAAGGAGGACACTACCATAATGACACTACACCAGACAGCGTGCAGTATCTGGGATATTTTTTGCCTGCAGAAGTTCTCTTTCGTATTGATAGACCCAAGGAGTCTCATACGGTTGGGAGAGATTAAACCCTTGGATGCACACTTAGTTTGGAGTGTAAGGAtagcaattaattttaaaaaatga
- the C1H11orf54 gene encoding ester hydrolase C11orf54 homolog isoform X4: MAKVEKFALHVPSLEELSGVLRNGLKENFADVQVSVVECPDLTHDPFNFPVKGICGKPRIADVGGVPYLVPLVQKDKVYDLNTVAKQIELPGAFILGAGAGSSRILGVNAELIPVAQAESEQKPAVNASYTAQINPADGGCLLEKYSDKYSDCEFGLLANLYASQGQPGKVIEVKANGRTGQHNFVTCMRQIIEKCYGDKPVGIGGTFVIQKGKAKIHIMPPEFSACPLNTDEEMNNWLHFFEMKAPLICQPVLISRDPGFDLRMEHTHCFSHHGEGGHYHNDTTPDSVQYLGYFLPAEVLFRIDRPKESHTVGRD, encoded by the exons atgGCCAAAGTTGAAAAGTTTGCTCTTCATGTCCCAAGCCTAGAGGAACTTTCTGGGG TCCTGCGGAATGGGCTTAAAGAGAACTTTGCTGATGTCCAGGTCTCTGTAGTAGAATGTCCTGATCTGACTCATGATCCCTTCAACTTTCCTGTTAAAG GAATCTGTGGGAAGCCTAGAATAGCAGATGTGGGAGGTGTTCCTTACCTTGTGCCTCTTGTACAAAAAGATAAA GTTTATGACCTGAACACCGTTGCAAAGCAAATAGAGTTGCCTGGAGCTTTCATtcttggagctggagctgggtccTCTAGGATTCTTGGAGTAAATGCTGAG CTTATCCCAGTTGCTCAAGCTGAGAGTGAACAAAAGCCTGCTGTAAATGCGAGTTACACTGCTCAGATTAATCCTGCAGATGGAGGGTGCCTGCTGGAGAAGTACAGCGACAAATATAGTGACTGTGAATTTGGACTGCTGGCCAACCTGTATGCCAGTCAGGGCCAACCTGGCAAG GTTATTGAAGTGAAAGCCAATGGAAGAACTGGACAGCATAACTTTGTGACCTGTATGAGACAAATTATAGAAAAATGCTATGGAGATAAACCAGTTGGGATAGGAGGTACATTTGTCATTCAAAAGGGGAAAGCAAAGATTCATATCATG ccCCCAGAATTTTCTGCCTGTCCTTTAAACACTGATGAGGAAATGAATAATTGGCTCCATTTTTTTGAAATGAAGGCTCCGTTGATTTGTCAGCCAGTACTAATTTCCAGAGATCCA GGGTTTGATCTGCGAATGGAGCACACTCATTGTTTCAGTCACCATGGTGAAGGAGGACACTACCATAATGACACTACACCAGACAGCGTGCAGTATCTGGGATATTTTTTGCCTGCAGAAGTTCTCTTTCGTATTGATAGACCCAAGGAGTCTCATACGGTTGGGAGAGATTAA
- the C1H11orf54 gene encoding ester hydrolase C11orf54 homolog isoform X1 yields the protein MAKVEKFALHVPSLEELSGVLRNGLKENFADVQVSVVECPDLTHDPFNFPVKGICGKPRIADVGGVPYLVPLVQKDKVYDLNTVAKQIELPGAFILGAGAGSSRILGVNAELIPVAQAESEQKPAVNASYTAQINPADGGCLLEKYSDKYSDCEFGLLANLYASQGQPGKVIEVKANGRTGQHNFVTCMRQIIEKCYGDKPVGIGGTFVIQKGKAKIHIMPPEFSACPLNTDEEMNNWLHFFEMKAPLICQPVLISRDPCPENSRTRACCAKHYLFEQRLSLSQRAHNLRVTQDAKERKNGQKDGECIAQWGPGDEGSWVVWGLICEWSTLIVSVTMVKEDTTIMTLHQTACSIWDIFCLQKFSFVLIDPRSLIRLGEIKPLDAHLVWSVRIAINFKK from the exons atgGCCAAAGTTGAAAAGTTTGCTCTTCATGTCCCAAGCCTAGAGGAACTTTCTGGGG TCCTGCGGAATGGGCTTAAAGAGAACTTTGCTGATGTCCAGGTCTCTGTAGTAGAATGTCCTGATCTGACTCATGATCCCTTCAACTTTCCTGTTAAAG GAATCTGTGGGAAGCCTAGAATAGCAGATGTGGGAGGTGTTCCTTACCTTGTGCCTCTTGTACAAAAAGATAAA GTTTATGACCTGAACACCGTTGCAAAGCAAATAGAGTTGCCTGGAGCTTTCATtcttggagctggagctgggtccTCTAGGATTCTTGGAGTAAATGCTGAG CTTATCCCAGTTGCTCAAGCTGAGAGTGAACAAAAGCCTGCTGTAAATGCGAGTTACACTGCTCAGATTAATCCTGCAGATGGAGGGTGCCTGCTGGAGAAGTACAGCGACAAATATAGTGACTGTGAATTTGGACTGCTGGCCAACCTGTATGCCAGTCAGGGCCAACCTGGCAAG GTTATTGAAGTGAAAGCCAATGGAAGAACTGGACAGCATAACTTTGTGACCTGTATGAGACAAATTATAGAAAAATGCTATGGAGATAAACCAGTTGGGATAGGAGGTACATTTGTCATTCAAAAGGGGAAAGCAAAGATTCATATCATG ccCCCAGAATTTTCTGCCTGTCCTTTAAACACTGATGAGGAAATGAATAATTGGCTCCATTTTTTTGAAATGAAGGCTCCGTTGATTTGTCAGCCAGTACTAATTTCCAGAGATCCA TGCCCAGAGAACTCAAGAACCAGGGCCTGTTGTGCTAAGCACTATTTGTTTGAACAAAGActgtctctgtcccaaagagctcacaatttgAGAGTGACACAAGatgcaaaagaaaggaaaaacggACAGAAGGATGGAGAGTGCATTGCCCAATGGGGCCCTGGTGATGAGGGCTCCTGGGTagtatg GGGTTTGATCTGCGAATGGAGCACACTCATTGTTTCAGTCACCATGGTGAAGGAGGACACTACCATAATGACACTACACCAGACAGCGTGCAGTATCTGGGATATTTTTTGCCTGCAGAAGTTCTCTTTCGTATTGATAGACCCAAGGAGTCTCATACGGTTGGGAGAGATTAAACCCTTGGATGCACACTTAGTTTGGAGTGTAAGGAtagcaattaattttaaaaaatga